ACGTCCCCTTGATTGATAAGCTCTTTTAGGTTGTCTATTTGCTCCATTTCTTTCGTCTTTCGGGATTCTGAAACGCAAAGATAGTTTTTATTTATGTAAATGGGGCAAACGTGGACGGAAATTTGCAACGTTTTGAGTTTATTGCATATTAGATGAATAAATAATTAAAAGTGGTTTGATTGACCTGTATTTCACGTTTGGGGTGGTTGTAGGTCACAGTAGATTACAAAGGTACGGAAGAAAGTGAAGAGGTAAGGATGATATAAAGTTTTGATATGTCCTTGTATATATTGAAAGATACCGTATTTTTGTGCATATATTAAACTAAGATAGGTTATGCTGGATGTTATTCTGATTATAGTAAGCGCCCTCTGCATGATAGCCGGGTTGGCCGGCTGTGTGCTTCCGTTCCTCCCCGGTCCTCCCATAGCATATTTGGGACTGGTATTTCTTCATTTTACAGATAAGGTACACTATACTCCGACACAGTTGATAATCTGGCTGTTGATTGTAGCCGTGGTGCAGGTGTTGGACTACTTTACTCCGATGCTTGGCAGTAAGTATAGCGGTGGCAGTAAATGGGGAAATTGGGGATGTATAATCGGGACCCTT
The nucleotide sequence above comes from Bacteroides caccae. Encoded proteins:
- a CDS encoding DUF456 domain-containing protein, producing the protein MLDVILIIVSALCMIAGLAGCVLPFLPGPPIAYLGLVFLHFTDKVHYTPTQLIIWLLIVAVVQVLDYFTPMLGSKYSGGSKWGNWGCIIGTLVGLLFLPWGVILGPFLGAVIGELLGNKEFSQALKSGVGSLIGFILGTLLKFVVCGYFCYQFILGFIK